The Microbulbifer sp. TB1203 nucleotide sequence CCCGCGGCCAGTCCAGCGCCTGCGGCCAATACAGAGTCCCGGAATCAGGCATGGAAACGCTCGAGTAACACGATCGCCTGGGCGGCGATGCCTTCACCGCGGCCGGTAAAACCCAGGCGCTCGCTGGTGGTGGCCTTGACGCTCACCGCTCCGATATCCGCGCCGCAGTCCGCGGCGATATTCGCGCGCATGGTTTCGATATGCGGGGCCATCTTCGGCGCCTGGGCGATCAGCGTGGCATCCGCGTTGACCAAGTGGTAGCCGCGTTCCGAAACCAGGTCGACCACATGGCACAACAGCGCGCGGCTGTCGGCGCCGGCGTAGCTGGCATCCGTATCGGGGAAGTGGTGACCGATATCCCCCAGCGCCAGGGCGCCGAGCAACGCGTCGGCCAGCGCGTGCAAAAGTACATCGCCATCGGAGTGGGCTTTCAGGCC carries:
- the ispF gene encoding 2-C-methyl-D-erythritol 2,4-cyclodiphosphate synthase; this translates as MSFRIGQGFDVHAFCPGDHVILGGVKIPHERGLKAHSDGDVLLHALADALLGALALGDIGHHFPDTDASYAGADSRALLCHVVDLVSERGYHLVNADATLIAQAPKMAPHIETMRANIAADCGADIGAVSVKATTSERLGFTGRGEGIAAQAIVLLERFHA